One window of the Runella slithyformis DSM 19594 genome contains the following:
- a CDS encoding glycoside hydrolase family 88/105 protein encodes MRNNILVFCFFVLISASYAQKLPKKKELLQAMTSANAYFMNKWPDVGKPIVGKDRTRPSNIWTRGVYYEGLMALYKLDPQKSYLDYAVLWGEAHKWGLRNGITTRNGDDQCCGQTYIDLYLMDKKEERIRDIKACMDNMVNSEKKDDWSWVDALQMAMPVFAKLGVLYNDNRYYEKMYEMYMFTKTQHGDRGLYNPAEGLWWRDKDFDPPYKTPAGKNCYWSRGDGWVVAALVRVLDIMPKDAPHRDEYQKTYLEMMRALAPLQRPDGYWNVSLMDETDFGGKELTGTALFVYGMAWGMRNGLLDKKTYQPIVAKAMNAMLSECVHPDGFLGWVQGTGKEPKDGQPLSYDKQPDYEDFGLGCFLLAGTEVIKL; translated from the coding sequence ATGCGCAATAACATACTTGTTTTCTGCTTTTTTGTACTGATATCAGCTTCTTACGCCCAAAAACTCCCCAAAAAGAAGGAGCTTTTGCAGGCGATGACGTCGGCCAATGCCTATTTTATGAACAAATGGCCTGATGTGGGGAAACCCATTGTGGGCAAAGACCGTACGCGCCCAAGCAACATCTGGACGCGCGGCGTGTATTATGAAGGACTCATGGCATTGTATAAACTCGACCCGCAAAAAAGTTACTTGGACTATGCCGTTTTGTGGGGAGAAGCGCACAAATGGGGCCTGCGCAATGGCATCACCACGCGCAACGGAGACGACCAATGCTGCGGACAAACCTACATTGATCTGTACCTGATGGATAAAAAAGAAGAGCGCATCCGGGACATCAAAGCCTGCATGGACAACATGGTCAACAGCGAGAAAAAAGACGATTGGTCGTGGGTGGATGCGCTGCAAATGGCCATGCCTGTTTTTGCAAAGTTGGGGGTGCTGTACAACGATAATCGCTATTATGAGAAAATGTACGAAATGTATATGTTCACCAAAACCCAACACGGTGACAGGGGCCTTTACAACCCTGCCGAGGGACTTTGGTGGCGAGATAAAGACTTTGACCCTCCTTACAAAACGCCTGCGGGCAAAAACTGCTATTGGTCGCGCGGGGATGGCTGGGTGGTAGCGGCGTTGGTGCGGGTCCTGGACATTATGCCCAAAGACGCACCTCACCGCGACGAATACCAAAAGACGTATTTGGAAATGATGCGCGCCCTGGCACCGCTTCAGCGTCCTGACGGTTACTGGAACGTGAGCCTCATGGATGAAACGGATTTTGGAGGTAAAGAACTGACCGGAACGGCGCTGTTTGTATATGGCATGGCGTGGGGAATGCGAAACGGTTTATTGGATAAGAAAACCTACCAACCCATCGTGGCTAAAGCCATGAACGCGATGCTCAGCGAATGCGTACATCCTGACGGGTTTTTAGGCTGGGTACAGGGAACGGGCAAAGAGCCCAAAGACGGACAGCCGTTGAGCTATGATAAACAGCCTGATTATGAAGATTTCGGCTTGGGGTGTTTTTTGTTGGCAGGGACAGAAGTGATCAAATTGTGA
- a CDS encoding GntR family transcriptional regulator has product MTKFNVIYVYYNTLLSLSQTLFFRDILEKFKQPAMTTTLASINRRRSHHYRADESKLSSEVYQLQFNPSDKMPKYKQIVHSIIKDIERGVLQKGTQLPSISELSIEYLLARDTVEKAYRELRARGYITSVQGKGYYIQSNHDKKLKILLIFNKLSSYKKIIYYSFLQTLGDRATVDLEIHHYNAGRFQEIIDKNRGKYNYYIVMPHFTEDLSKANYLQTLKSIPANELVLLDREIPELPQQPLSIYQRFDKDIFEALENATDLLSKYRRMVLVFPSDGNYPLEIVRGFRNFCINYHKEFEVRETIDGSVVQAGTAYIAVEENDLAELIKKTRRAELTPGQDIGIISFNETALKELLDITVITTDFEQMGQTAATLLLNNQCVRIKNPFYMIRRGSL; this is encoded by the coding sequence TTGACAAAGTTTAATGTCATCTATGTATATTACAATACGTTACTTAGTTTGTCCCAAACGCTCTTTTTCAGGGATATCTTAGAAAAATTCAAACAGCCCGCTATGACCACCACCCTTGCTTCCATCAATCGCCGGCGCAGCCATCACTATAGAGCAGACGAATCCAAACTTTCCTCGGAGGTTTATCAGTTGCAGTTCAATCCTTCCGACAAGATGCCCAAATACAAGCAGATTGTCCATTCGATCATCAAAGACATTGAACGAGGTGTATTACAGAAAGGCACTCAACTGCCTTCCATCAGCGAACTCAGCATCGAATACCTATTGGCGCGCGACACGGTCGAAAAAGCCTACCGCGAATTGAGAGCGCGCGGCTACATCACGTCGGTGCAGGGAAAAGGGTATTATATTCAATCCAACCACGACAAGAAGCTCAAAATACTGCTCATTTTCAACAAGTTGAGCTCATATAAAAAAATTATTTATTATTCTTTCCTCCAAACCCTCGGCGACCGAGCCACGGTTGATCTGGAAATTCATCATTACAACGCGGGGCGTTTTCAGGAAATCATCGACAAAAATCGGGGCAAATACAATTACTACATTGTGATGCCCCATTTTACGGAAGATTTATCCAAAGCCAACTACCTCCAAACCCTCAAAAGTATTCCCGCCAATGAGCTGGTACTGCTGGACCGTGAAATTCCTGAGCTTCCTCAGCAGCCGTTGAGCATTTATCAACGATTTGATAAAGATATTTTTGAAGCGTTGGAAAATGCCACCGACCTCCTTTCCAAATACCGTCGAATGGTACTGGTTTTTCCGAGCGACGGCAATTATCCGCTCGAAATCGTACGGGGATTTCGGAATTTTTGTATCAATTATCATAAAGAATTTGAAGTCAGAGAAACAATTGACGGGTCCGTGGTTCAGGCAGGAACGGCGTACATCGCCGTGGAAGAAAACGACTTGGCTGAACTGATCAAAAAAACCCGTCGCGCCGAGCTTACGCCGGGGCAGGATATCGGCATTATTTCCTTCAACGAAACGGCCCTCAAAGAGCTTTTGGACATTACCGTCATCACCACTGATTTTGAACAGATGGGCCAAACCGCCGCAACCCTTTTACTGAACAATCAATGTGTGAGAATTAAAAACCCTTTTTATATGATACGCAGAGGGTCCTTGTAG
- a CDS encoding protein-disulfide reductase DsbD family protein: MKRLAAVLLFWVVSVTTFAQVKNHATFSFEGPKKEVKIGEVVEIKFNAIIDEGWDLYSSEFPAEDPIKTTFEYKKNGTFELVGKVKPIGFHNKEDEFFGTVSIAEGKASFVQRIRILKENPVIEGTIDGQTCTVRDGQCVLLKIDFKFPPIKVVAAAPEAPTTEVTAPTTEPQVATAPQGTTPKTDTVQTSTDSDKTTASTEEAVSDSTVPVSEPEESLWSFLLACFLGGLASIFMPCIYPIMPMTVSYFTKQEHGTGKALVYGLSIVSIFTLLGFLVSRIGGAQAANFISTHWAPNAIFFIVFILFGLSFLGLFEIVLPNSFVNSVDKQADKGGLIGIFFMALTLVVVSFSCTAPIAGSLLILASKGNEVMRPVLGMIAFSVPFAVVFTGLAMFPKFLKSLPKSGGWLNEFKVVFGLLEFALALKFLSNIDLAYQWQVLDREIFLAIWIVLFSIIGFYVLGKLRMDKDTPVKGITIPRLLISSATFAFVVYMIPGMFGAPLRALSGWLPPEQTQDFYLTNAVGGGTSTPALTASGRRKPHLPHGLEGYFDYEQALAEAKAAGKPVFVDFTGFNCANCRKMEANVWPQPEVLERLKKDFVIASLYVDDKTELPKEKQFISTYDQREKTTVGDKNADLQITKFNNNAQPFYCLVTPEGELLTKPVGYTSAEEFTRFLEEGLTKYKK; the protein is encoded by the coding sequence ATGAAGCGCTTAGCTGCTGTTTTATTGTTTTGGGTCGTCTCTGTCACGACCTTTGCTCAGGTCAAAAACCACGCGACCTTTTCTTTTGAAGGTCCCAAAAAAGAGGTAAAAATAGGGGAGGTAGTTGAAATTAAATTCAATGCAATCATTGATGAAGGATGGGATTTGTATTCGAGTGAATTTCCCGCTGAAGATCCCATCAAAACCACTTTTGAGTACAAAAAGAATGGAACGTTTGAGTTGGTGGGAAAAGTAAAGCCCATCGGTTTTCACAACAAAGAAGATGAATTTTTTGGGACCGTCAGCATTGCGGAAGGCAAAGCGTCCTTTGTTCAAAGAATAAGAATTTTAAAGGAGAATCCTGTTATTGAAGGCACGATTGACGGGCAAACCTGCACAGTAAGAGATGGTCAGTGCGTTTTATTAAAAATTGATTTTAAGTTTCCGCCGATAAAAGTAGTCGCCGCTGCTCCGGAAGCTCCCACTACAGAAGTTACGGCCCCAACAACTGAACCACAGGTAGCTACTGCTCCGCAGGGAACTACTCCCAAAACAGATACAGTTCAGACTTCGACTGATTCTGATAAGACAACAGCTTCAACGGAAGAAGCCGTTTCAGATAGTACCGTGCCCGTTTCCGAGCCGGAAGAGTCGCTTTGGAGTTTTCTGTTGGCGTGTTTTTTGGGCGGGTTAGCCTCCATTTTTATGCCTTGCATTTATCCCATCATGCCCATGACGGTGAGTTATTTCACCAAGCAGGAGCACGGTACGGGCAAAGCATTGGTGTATGGACTGTCGATCGTTTCGATCTTTACGCTGTTGGGTTTTCTGGTTTCGCGGATTGGCGGCGCGCAGGCGGCTAATTTCATCAGCACGCACTGGGCACCCAATGCCATTTTCTTCATTGTGTTTATTCTTTTCGGCCTCTCGTTTTTGGGGCTGTTTGAAATTGTATTACCCAATTCCTTCGTCAACAGTGTCGATAAGCAAGCCGACAAAGGCGGCCTGATCGGGATTTTCTTTATGGCGCTTACGCTCGTGGTGGTGTCGTTTTCGTGTACGGCACCGATTGCGGGGTCGTTATTGATCCTGGCTTCCAAAGGCAACGAAGTGATGCGGCCCGTGTTGGGAATGATTGCCTTTTCAGTACCGTTCGCGGTGGTGTTTACGGGCTTGGCGATGTTCCCGAAATTCCTGAAAAGCCTGCCTAAGTCGGGTGGATGGCTCAATGAATTCAAAGTCGTTTTCGGTTTACTGGAATTTGCGTTGGCCCTGAAATTCTTGTCCAATATCGACTTGGCCTATCAGTGGCAGGTGCTTGATCGTGAGATTTTTCTGGCGATTTGGATTGTGCTTTTTTCCATCATTGGGTTTTATGTGTTGGGCAAACTGCGCATGGACAAAGATACGCCCGTGAAGGGAATCACGATTCCGAGGCTGCTGATTTCTTCGGCTACGTTTGCCTTTGTGGTGTACATGATTCCGGGTATGTTCGGTGCTCCGTTGCGGGCGTTGTCGGGGTGGCTGCCTCCGGAGCAGACGCAGGATTTTTACCTGACCAATGCCGTTGGCGGAGGTACTTCGACTCCTGCTCTTACAGCATCAGGCCGTCGTAAACCGCACCTGCCGCACGGTTTGGAAGGCTATTTCGACTATGAGCAGGCTTTGGCCGAAGCCAAAGCGGCGGGAAAGCCCGTATTCGTTGATTTTACGGGATTCAATTGCGCCAATTGCCGCAAAATGGAAGCCAACGTTTGGCCGCAGCCGGAAGTATTGGAGCGTCTTAAAAAGGATTTCGTGATTGCGTCGCTGTACGTGGACGACAAAACGGAACTGCCTAAGGAAAAACAGTTTATTTCCACCTACGACCAACGCGAAAAAACGACCGTCGGCGATAAAAATGCCGATTTGCAGATCACTAAATTCAATAATAATGCCCAGCCCTTTTACTGCCTGGTTACGCCCGAAGGTGAATTGCTGACCAAGCCGGTCGGGTATACAAGCGCCGAAGAATTTACGCGTTTTTTGGAAGAAGGATTGACAAAATATAAAAAGTAA
- a CDS encoding LytR/AlgR family response regulator transcription factor yields the protein MKTPFKTLLIDDEPLARARLRRLLSHYGETFDIVGEAANGAEGLTLVEELHPDVIFLDIEMPLMNGFEMLAGLTFMPMVIFATAYDQYAIRAFEENSIDYLLKPVENDRLEKTVEKLKKHVAIPEEGNASASFTTGLLQLIDQFKPKKDLHAISVKFADKILLIPLEEISYFEAEEKYVFLATKEGQKYLTSYTIAALEAKLPPHFTRVSRSAILNARHVKEIQKHFDGKFVLVLNDKKSSKITSGQSFAENVRQLFEL from the coding sequence ATGAAGACGCCTTTCAAAACGCTCTTGATTGATGATGAACCCTTAGCCCGCGCTCGTTTGCGACGATTACTGAGCCACTATGGCGAAACATTTGACATCGTCGGCGAAGCCGCCAACGGGGCAGAAGGGCTTACGCTGGTGGAAGAATTACACCCGGATGTCATTTTTCTGGACATCGAAATGCCCCTGATGAATGGTTTTGAGATGCTGGCCGGACTGACCTTCATGCCCATGGTCATCTTCGCGACGGCCTATGACCAATACGCCATCAGAGCTTTTGAGGAAAACTCCATTGACTATCTGCTGAAACCGGTGGAGAACGACCGCTTGGAAAAAACGGTGGAAAAATTAAAAAAACACGTCGCCATACCTGAAGAAGGCAACGCGTCTGCTTCTTTTACTACCGGCCTTTTACAGCTCATTGATCAATTCAAGCCTAAAAAAGACCTGCACGCCATCTCGGTCAAGTTTGCCGATAAGATCCTGCTGATTCCGCTGGAGGAGATCAGTTACTTTGAAGCCGAAGAAAAATACGTATTTCTGGCTACCAAAGAAGGCCAAAAATACCTGACGAGCTACACCATCGCTGCTTTGGAAGCCAAGCTGCCCCCACACTTTACGCGCGTCAGTCGGTCGGCTATTCTCAACGCCCGCCACGTCAAAGAGATCCAAAAGCATTTTGACGGAAAGTTCGTTTTGGTGCTTAATGACAAGAAAAGCTCCAAAATCACGTCGGGCCAATCATTCGCCGAAAATGTCAGACAACTCTTTGAACTGTAA
- a CDS encoding glycoside hydrolase family 88/105 protein has translation MKTLLSQTLLTFGVAVCLTGPLWAQRNVTNANDSNTPLHLLKPDYPVPYGIVKADEVKSVLDRVHGYLNNVTPPAFVNSKTGEVLTDLSKIDENTALQKGDYRLVSYEWGVTYGGMLLASQVTGDSRYREYTDKRLAFIANAAPYFKKTSEENTDWGTKGPLRGLITPHALDDCGAMCAAMIKATRGGSTLNLRPLIDSHIDYIMTKEHRLKDGTLARNRPQPNTLWLDDLFMGVPALAQMGKLTGDKKYYDEAAKQILQFAGRMFNKEKGVYMHGWVEGMTEHPQFHWARANGWAILTKVEVLDVLPENHPARPEILALLKAHVKGLASYQSGSGFWHQLLNKEDSYLETSATAIYTYAIAHAINKGWIDGLAYAPMTLLGWNAVATKVNEKGQVEGTCVGTGMAFDPAFYYHRPISPFAAHGYGPVILAGAEVISLLKNRQFEINDSSVQLLQKK, from the coding sequence ATGAAAACCCTGCTTTCTCAAACGCTTTTGACTTTCGGAGTGGCAGTCTGCCTGACAGGGCCGCTTTGGGCCCAACGTAACGTAACCAACGCCAACGATTCCAATACGCCTTTGCACTTACTGAAACCGGATTATCCGGTTCCTTACGGCATTGTTAAAGCCGATGAAGTAAAGAGTGTTTTAGATAGAGTCCATGGGTACTTAAACAACGTCACACCACCCGCCTTTGTCAATTCCAAAACAGGTGAGGTATTGACCGATTTGTCCAAAATTGACGAAAATACCGCTTTGCAGAAAGGCGATTATCGGTTGGTCAGCTACGAATGGGGTGTTACCTACGGAGGAATGCTGCTCGCAAGCCAGGTGACAGGAGACAGCCGTTACAGAGAATATACGGATAAACGACTGGCTTTTATCGCCAACGCCGCGCCGTATTTCAAAAAAACATCTGAAGAAAATACCGATTGGGGCACCAAAGGCCCATTACGGGGACTGATCACCCCTCACGCCTTGGACGATTGCGGTGCCATGTGCGCGGCGATGATCAAGGCAACTCGCGGAGGCAGTACATTGAATCTGCGGCCGTTGATCGACAGTCATATTGATTACATTATGACCAAAGAACACCGGCTGAAAGACGGAACACTGGCGCGTAATCGACCGCAACCCAATACCCTTTGGCTGGATGATCTGTTCATGGGAGTTCCTGCGTTGGCACAAATGGGCAAGCTGACGGGTGATAAAAAATACTACGACGAAGCCGCCAAACAAATACTGCAATTTGCCGGGCGCATGTTCAATAAGGAAAAAGGCGTATACATGCACGGTTGGGTTGAAGGCATGACCGAGCATCCGCAATTTCATTGGGCCAGAGCCAACGGCTGGGCTATTTTGACCAAAGTGGAAGTGCTGGATGTATTGCCCGAAAATCACCCGGCGCGCCCCGAGATTTTAGCTCTTTTAAAAGCGCACGTCAAAGGCTTGGCCTCGTATCAATCGGGTTCGGGTTTTTGGCATCAATTGCTCAATAAAGAAGATTCGTACCTGGAAACATCGGCCACGGCGATCTATACCTATGCCATCGCCCATGCCATCAACAAAGGTTGGATTGATGGGCTCGCCTATGCACCCATGACGCTGTTGGGGTGGAATGCGGTAGCCACCAAAGTCAACGAAAAAGGGCAGGTGGAAGGCACGTGTGTAGGCACCGGAATGGCGTTTGACCCGGCTTTTTATTACCATCGCCCCATTAGTCCTTTTGCGGCGCATGGCTACGGACCCGTGATTCTGGCAGGAGCAGAAGTCATCAGTTTGTTGAAAAACAGGCAGTTTGAAATCAATGACAGCTCAGTGCAATTGTTACAGAAAAAGTAG
- a CDS encoding type II toxin-antitoxin system RelE/ParE family toxin — MSFKIILSEDFKREFKRLHKKHSSLPEDIANLGAILSNDPMIGTAIGQNCYKIRLNITSKRKGKSGGARVITYVKIIDEVIYLLSIYDKSEQVSISEKEIIARLNSINKLQ, encoded by the coding sequence ATGAGCTTTAAAATAATTCTTTCGGAAGATTTTAAAAGAGAATTCAAGCGTTTACACAAAAAACATAGCTCTCTTCCCGAAGACATTGCCAATTTAGGAGCTATTTTGAGTAACGACCCAATGATTGGTACTGCTATTGGGCAAAATTGTTACAAAATCCGTTTGAATATTACTTCAAAAAGAAAAGGAAAAAGCGGAGGGGCACGAGTCATTACCTACGTCAAAATCATAGATGAAGTCATTTATCTGTTAAGTATCTATGATAAAAGCGAGCAGGTTTCTATCTCCGAAAAAGAAATTATTGCCCGATTAAATTCAATCAACAAATTACAATGA
- a CDS encoding LptF/LptG family permease: MKIIDRYILKNFLITYVFTVLVTLLIICVIDFTEKVDNFRKTNPTPYEIIVNYYLNFIPYYANYLSPLLVFISTVFFTARIAARTEIIAMFSSGISFIRILFPYFLGSVILAAFTFYMVGWVIPKANKIRLAFEYKYIEDQYYFNRRNFHIKVAPTTYAYLESYNNTSQTGYKFTLERIEGNQLKEKLTSDHITWAPKKKKWEVYDYKVRKFEGQKEFLTQGVKIDTAISLSPKDFENDKNRFEELTLTQLNEYIDLLNLRGADGVQTYLLEKYTRFTHPFAFIILTVIGVVVSARKSRRGSGLQIAFGFILAFVYLLFFMLAKGIAESGKIPAVAAVWLPNIIFAGIGFVLYKTLPR; encoded by the coding sequence ATGAAAATAATAGACCGATATATTCTCAAGAATTTCTTAATCACTTACGTATTTACGGTACTCGTTACGCTGCTGATCATCTGCGTAATTGATTTTACCGAAAAGGTCGACAATTTCAGAAAGACAAATCCTACCCCGTACGAAATTATCGTCAATTATTACCTCAATTTCATTCCTTACTACGCCAACTACCTCAGTCCTTTGCTGGTGTTCATCTCCACGGTGTTTTTTACGGCCCGCATTGCGGCCCGCACGGAGATCATCGCCATGTTCAGCAGTGGCATCAGCTTTATACGGATTCTGTTTCCGTACTTTCTCGGGTCGGTGATCTTGGCGGCTTTTACCTTTTACATGGTAGGGTGGGTCATTCCCAAGGCCAACAAGATACGGTTGGCCTTTGAGTACAAGTATATTGAAGATCAGTATTATTTCAATCGCCGCAATTTCCACATCAAAGTGGCTCCTACCACGTACGCGTACCTGGAAAGCTATAACAATACGTCGCAGACGGGCTATAAGTTTACGTTGGAGCGCATTGAGGGAAACCAACTGAAAGAAAAACTGACGTCTGACCATATCACGTGGGCACCCAAAAAGAAGAAATGGGAAGTATATGATTATAAAGTGCGAAAGTTTGAGGGACAAAAAGAATTTTTGACGCAAGGTGTTAAGATAGATACCGCTATTTCGTTGAGCCCAAAAGACTTTGAGAATGATAAAAATCGCTTTGAAGAATTGACCCTTACGCAGTTAAACGAGTACATCGACCTGCTCAACCTGCGCGGTGCCGATGGCGTTCAGACCTATTTACTCGAAAAATACACCCGTTTTACCCATCCGTTTGCCTTTATCATTCTGACAGTGATTGGTGTCGTGGTGTCGGCGCGCAAAAGCCGACGCGGTTCGGGCCTCCAAATTGCCTTTGGGTTTATTTTGGCGTTTGTGTATCTGTTGTTCTTCATGTTGGCCAAGGGCATTGCCGAATCGGGCAAAATCCCCGCCGTGGCTGCGGTGTGGCTGCCCAACATCATCTTTGCCGGTATTGGCTTTGTGCTTTATAAGACTCTCCCTCGTTAA
- a CDS encoding ATP-binding protein, with translation MISRIAQQTLQELARTFKVVALTGPRQSGKTTLARYYFQDKRYVSLENPDEQAFALNDPRGFLKQFPDGAILDEVQRVPHLFSYIQQIVDEDSRKALFVLSGSNNFLLQQSITQSLAGRVGYLELLPFCYDEITSIPDSNYSTDDFLFLGGYPSIIYEQANPQLWFSAYVRTYIERDVRQLKNIKDLAQFQRFLYLCAGRIGQQINFSQLGNEIGADHNTVSSWLSILQASYVIHLVQPYYQNFNKRIVKTPKLYFYDTGLACFLLGIRQAGDLTYHAYRGALFENLVINELLKNRFNRSQLSNLYYFRDSTGNEVDVIIDEGSTLKAIELKAGSTASGSFFKNLYYWQRLTGQTNGTVLYDGHIDTLDQGEFTLQNWRVVRSL, from the coding sequence ATGATTTCGCGCATTGCCCAACAAACCTTACAGGAACTTGCCCGTACTTTTAAAGTGGTTGCTTTGACCGGACCTCGACAAAGCGGTAAAACAACTTTGGCACGTTATTATTTTCAAGATAAACGCTACGTTTCCTTAGAAAATCCTGACGAGCAGGCTTTCGCTCTCAACGATCCAAGAGGCTTTCTGAAACAGTTTCCTGACGGTGCCATTTTGGACGAGGTCCAGCGGGTGCCTCATTTGTTTTCTTACATTCAACAAATCGTTGACGAGGATTCACGCAAAGCATTATTTGTTTTGAGCGGTTCCAATAATTTTCTGTTACAACAATCCATTACTCAGTCATTGGCAGGGCGAGTGGGGTATCTCGAACTTCTTCCTTTCTGTTATGATGAAATAACTTCAATACCCGATTCCAATTACTCTACGGACGATTTTTTGTTTTTAGGGGGCTATCCTTCAATCATTTATGAGCAGGCCAACCCGCAACTCTGGTTTTCAGCGTATGTACGTACCTACATAGAACGTGACGTAAGGCAACTGAAAAACATCAAGGATTTAGCCCAATTTCAACGATTTTTATATTTATGTGCCGGTCGAATCGGTCAACAGATCAATTTCAGTCAATTGGGCAATGAAATCGGAGCTGACCACAATACCGTTTCCTCTTGGTTGAGCATATTACAGGCAAGTTATGTGATTCATTTAGTGCAGCCCTACTACCAAAATTTTAATAAGCGTATCGTCAAAACACCTAAGCTCTATTTTTACGATACGGGTTTGGCGTGCTTTCTATTAGGGATTCGCCAAGCCGGTGACTTAACTTACCACGCCTACCGTGGGGCACTGTTTGAAAATTTAGTTATCAATGAACTCCTGAAAAATCGTTTTAATCGTTCCCAACTCAGCAATCTATACTATTTCCGCGACAGCACCGGCAATGAAGTTGACGTAATCATCGACGAAGGAAGTACGTTAAAAGCCATTGAATTAAAGGCCGGCAGTACTGCTTCAGGCAGTTTTTTCAAAAACCTCTATTACTGGCAACGCCTCACCGGACAAACAAACGGCACGGTCCTGTATGACGGTCATATAGATACCCTCGATCAGGGAGAGTTTACTCTCCAAAACTGGCGGGTGGTGCGGTCGTTGTAA